A single genomic interval of Hevea brasiliensis isolate MT/VB/25A 57/8 chromosome 4, ASM3005281v1, whole genome shotgun sequence harbors:
- the LOC110661588 gene encoding uncharacterized protein LOC110661588 isoform X1 gives MKYVLVTGGVVSGLGKGVTASSIGVLLKACGLRVTSIKIDPYLNTDAGTMSPFEHGEVFVLDDGGEVDLDLGNYERFLDIKLTRDNNITTGKIYQSVIDKERKGDYLGKTVQVVPHITNAIQEWIERVAMVPVDGKEGPADVCVIELGGTIGDIESMPFIEALGQFSYRVGPGNFCLVHVSLVPVINVVGEQKTKPTQHSVRGLRGLGLTPNILACRSSKELDENVKLKISQFCHVLTENIVTLYDVPNIWHIPLLLRDQRAHESILKGLNLQGTAREPDLYEWTDRTKICDMLHDPVRIAMVGKYTGLSDSYLSVLKALLHASVACRRKLIVEWVAAGDLEEVTAKEVPDAYKAAWDLLKVADGVLVPGGFGDRGVQGKILAAKYARENRVPFLGICLGMQIAVIEFARSVLGLHDANSTEFDPHTSNPCVIFMPEGSKTHMGGTMRLGSRRTYFKVSDCKSAKLYGNVSFVDERHRHRYEVNPDMISQYEKAGLSFVGRDETGCRMEIVELLGHPYFVGVQFHPEFKSRPGKPSALFLGLIAAACGQVEVNLQNYGHASKVLPNGMSNGKSTAKVYQNGNGVKSCNGSINGVYSNGNGVHF, from the exons ATGAAGTACGTTTTGGTTACTGGTGGGGTAGTTAGTGGACTTGGCAAAGGGGTTACTGCCAGTAGTATCGGTGTTCTCCTTAAAGCTTGTGGCCTCCGTGTAACTTCTATCAAGATTG ACCCTTACCTAAATACTGATGCGGGGACTATGTCTCCTTTTGAGCATGGGGAGGTCTTTGTATTAGACGATGGTGGTGAG GTAGATTTGGACCTTGGCAATTATGAGCGGTTTCTAGATATCAAGCTAACCCGTGACAACAATATCACAACTGGAAAAATATATCAG TCTGTAATTGATAAAGAGAGAAAAGGAGATTATCTTGGAAAGACTGTGCAG GTAGTTCCGCACATTACTAATGCCATCCAAGAATGGATAGAGCGTGTAGCAATGGTACCGGTCGATGGAAAAGAAGGTCCAGCTGATGTTTGTGTCATTGAATTAGGTGGAACTATAG GGGATATTGAATCTATGCCGTTCATTGAAGCACTTGGCCAGTTTTCTTACCGTGTAG GCCCTGGCAATTTTTGTTTGGTCCATGTGAGCCTTGTTCCTGTTATAAATGTGGTTGGTGAACAG AAAACAAAGCCTACCCAACATAGCGTTCGAGGGCTAAGAGGACTTGGGTTGACGCCAAACATTTTAGCTTGTCGTAGTTCAAAG GAACTTGACGAGAATGTTAAGTTAAAGATCTCTCAATTTTGCCATGTGCTG ACTGAAAACATTGTAACTCTATACGATGTTCCCAACATTTGGCACATTCCTTTGTTACTCAGA GATCAGAGGGCACATGAATCAATATTGAAAGGACTGAATCTTCAAGG CACTGCCAGGGAGCCTGATTTGTACGAGTGGACTGATAGGACAAAAATCTGTGACATGCTGCATGATCCT GTTAGAATTGCCATGGTTGGAAAATACACGGGTCTTTCAGATTCCTACCTCTCTGTTTTGAAG GCCCTTTTGCATGCTTCTGTTGCTTGTCGCCGGAAGCTTATTGTAGAATGGGTTGCAGCAGGTGATCTAGAAGAAGTTACAGCAAAAGAG GTGCCTGATGCTTATAAAGCTGCATGGGATCTTTTAAAG GTAGCTGATGGAGTTCTAGTTCCTGGGGGATTTGGTGATAGAGGGGTCCAAGGAAAAATTCTTGCCGCAAAATATGCCCGTGAGAACAGAGTTCCATTCCTGGGCATCTGCTTGGGGATGCAAATTGCTGTCATTGAATTTGCTCGATCAGTTCTTGGCTTGCATGATGCAAACAGTACAGAATTTGATCCTCATACTTCAAATCCATGTGTCATATTTATGCCTGAG GGTTCAAAAACTCACATGGGAGGAACCATGCGTTTGGGATCAAGGAGGACTTATTTCAAGGTTTCTGATTGTAAATCTGCAAAGTT gtatggCAATGTCAGTTTTGttgatgagagacatcgtcatagATATGAG GTCAATCCTGACATGATATCACAATATGAAAAGGCTGGTTTATCATTTGTTGGCAGAGATGAAACTGGTTGCCGCATGGAA ATTGTTGAATTGCTTGGTCATCCATATTTTGTTGGTGTTCAGTTCCATCCTGAATTCAAGTCTAGGCCAGGAAAACCTTCTGCTCTTTTCTTAG GACTAATAGCAGCAGCATGTGGACAGGTGGAAGTTAACCTACAAAATTATGGCCATGCAAGCAAGGTGTTGCCAAATGGCATGAGCAATGGAAAATCAACAGCGAAAGTCTACCAAAATGGTAATGGTGTCAAGTCTTGCAATGGCTCAATAAATGGTGTGTACAGCAATGGCAATGGTGTGCATTTTTAA
- the LOC110661588 gene encoding uncharacterized protein LOC110661588 isoform X2: MSPFEHGEVFVLDDGGEVDLDLGNYERFLDIKLTRDNNITTGKIYQSVIDKERKGDYLGKTVQVVPHITNAIQEWIERVAMVPVDGKEGPADVCVIELGGTIGDIESMPFIEALGQFSYRVGPGNFCLVHVSLVPVINVVGEQKTKPTQHSVRGLRGLGLTPNILACRSSKELDENVKLKISQFCHVLTENIVTLYDVPNIWHIPLLLRDQRAHESILKGLNLQGTAREPDLYEWTDRTKICDMLHDPVRIAMVGKYTGLSDSYLSVLKALLHASVACRRKLIVEWVAAGDLEEVTAKEVPDAYKAAWDLLKVADGVLVPGGFGDRGVQGKILAAKYARENRVPFLGICLGMQIAVIEFARSVLGLHDANSTEFDPHTSNPCVIFMPEGSKTHMGGTMRLGSRRTYFKVSDCKSAKLYGNVSFVDERHRHRYEVNPDMISQYEKAGLSFVGRDETGCRMEIVELLGHPYFVGVQFHPEFKSRPGKPSALFLGLIAAACGQVEVNLQNYGHASKVLPNGMSNGKSTAKVYQNGNGVKSCNGSINGVYSNGNGVHF, from the exons ATGTCTCCTTTTGAGCATGGGGAGGTCTTTGTATTAGACGATGGTGGTGAG GTAGATTTGGACCTTGGCAATTATGAGCGGTTTCTAGATATCAAGCTAACCCGTGACAACAATATCACAACTGGAAAAATATATCAG TCTGTAATTGATAAAGAGAGAAAAGGAGATTATCTTGGAAAGACTGTGCAG GTAGTTCCGCACATTACTAATGCCATCCAAGAATGGATAGAGCGTGTAGCAATGGTACCGGTCGATGGAAAAGAAGGTCCAGCTGATGTTTGTGTCATTGAATTAGGTGGAACTATAG GGGATATTGAATCTATGCCGTTCATTGAAGCACTTGGCCAGTTTTCTTACCGTGTAG GCCCTGGCAATTTTTGTTTGGTCCATGTGAGCCTTGTTCCTGTTATAAATGTGGTTGGTGAACAG AAAACAAAGCCTACCCAACATAGCGTTCGAGGGCTAAGAGGACTTGGGTTGACGCCAAACATTTTAGCTTGTCGTAGTTCAAAG GAACTTGACGAGAATGTTAAGTTAAAGATCTCTCAATTTTGCCATGTGCTG ACTGAAAACATTGTAACTCTATACGATGTTCCCAACATTTGGCACATTCCTTTGTTACTCAGA GATCAGAGGGCACATGAATCAATATTGAAAGGACTGAATCTTCAAGG CACTGCCAGGGAGCCTGATTTGTACGAGTGGACTGATAGGACAAAAATCTGTGACATGCTGCATGATCCT GTTAGAATTGCCATGGTTGGAAAATACACGGGTCTTTCAGATTCCTACCTCTCTGTTTTGAAG GCCCTTTTGCATGCTTCTGTTGCTTGTCGCCGGAAGCTTATTGTAGAATGGGTTGCAGCAGGTGATCTAGAAGAAGTTACAGCAAAAGAG GTGCCTGATGCTTATAAAGCTGCATGGGATCTTTTAAAG GTAGCTGATGGAGTTCTAGTTCCTGGGGGATTTGGTGATAGAGGGGTCCAAGGAAAAATTCTTGCCGCAAAATATGCCCGTGAGAACAGAGTTCCATTCCTGGGCATCTGCTTGGGGATGCAAATTGCTGTCATTGAATTTGCTCGATCAGTTCTTGGCTTGCATGATGCAAACAGTACAGAATTTGATCCTCATACTTCAAATCCATGTGTCATATTTATGCCTGAG GGTTCAAAAACTCACATGGGAGGAACCATGCGTTTGGGATCAAGGAGGACTTATTTCAAGGTTTCTGATTGTAAATCTGCAAAGTT gtatggCAATGTCAGTTTTGttgatgagagacatcgtcatagATATGAG GTCAATCCTGACATGATATCACAATATGAAAAGGCTGGTTTATCATTTGTTGGCAGAGATGAAACTGGTTGCCGCATGGAA ATTGTTGAATTGCTTGGTCATCCATATTTTGTTGGTGTTCAGTTCCATCCTGAATTCAAGTCTAGGCCAGGAAAACCTTCTGCTCTTTTCTTAG GACTAATAGCAGCAGCATGTGGACAGGTGGAAGTTAACCTACAAAATTATGGCCATGCAAGCAAGGTGTTGCCAAATGGCATGAGCAATGGAAAATCAACAGCGAAAGTCTACCAAAATGGTAATGGTGTCAAGTCTTGCAATGGCTCAATAAATGGTGTGTACAGCAATGGCAATGGTGTGCATTTTTAA
- the LOC110661588 gene encoding uncharacterized protein LOC110661588 isoform X3: MKYVLVTGGVVSGLGKGVTASSIGVLLKACGLRVTSIKIDPYLNTDAGTMSPFEHGEVFVLDDGGEVDLDLGNYERFLDIKLTRDNNITTGKIYQSVIDKERKGDYLGKTVQVVPHITNAIQEWIERVAMVPVDGKEGPADVCVIELGGTIGDIESMPFIEALGQFSYRVGPGNFCLVHVSLVPVINVVGEQKTKPTQHSVRGLRGLGLTPNILACRSSKELDENVKLKISQFCHVLTENIVTLYDVPNIWHIPLLLRDQRAHESILKGLNLQGTAREPDLYEWTDRTKICDMLHDPVRIAMVGKYTGLSDSYLSVLKALLHASVACRRKLIVEWVAAGDLEEVTAKEVPDAYKAAWDLLKVADGVLVPGGFGDRGVQGKILAAKYARENRVPFLGICLGMQIAVIEFARSVLGLHDANSTEFDPHTSNPCVIFMPEGSKTHMGGTMRLGSRRTYFKVSDCKSAKLYGNVSFVDERHRHRYEVNPDMISQYEKAGLSFVGRDETGCRMEIVELLGHPYFVGVQFHPEFKSRPGKPSALFLGGS, from the exons ATGAAGTACGTTTTGGTTACTGGTGGGGTAGTTAGTGGACTTGGCAAAGGGGTTACTGCCAGTAGTATCGGTGTTCTCCTTAAAGCTTGTGGCCTCCGTGTAACTTCTATCAAGATTG ACCCTTACCTAAATACTGATGCGGGGACTATGTCTCCTTTTGAGCATGGGGAGGTCTTTGTATTAGACGATGGTGGTGAG GTAGATTTGGACCTTGGCAATTATGAGCGGTTTCTAGATATCAAGCTAACCCGTGACAACAATATCACAACTGGAAAAATATATCAG TCTGTAATTGATAAAGAGAGAAAAGGAGATTATCTTGGAAAGACTGTGCAG GTAGTTCCGCACATTACTAATGCCATCCAAGAATGGATAGAGCGTGTAGCAATGGTACCGGTCGATGGAAAAGAAGGTCCAGCTGATGTTTGTGTCATTGAATTAGGTGGAACTATAG GGGATATTGAATCTATGCCGTTCATTGAAGCACTTGGCCAGTTTTCTTACCGTGTAG GCCCTGGCAATTTTTGTTTGGTCCATGTGAGCCTTGTTCCTGTTATAAATGTGGTTGGTGAACAG AAAACAAAGCCTACCCAACATAGCGTTCGAGGGCTAAGAGGACTTGGGTTGACGCCAAACATTTTAGCTTGTCGTAGTTCAAAG GAACTTGACGAGAATGTTAAGTTAAAGATCTCTCAATTTTGCCATGTGCTG ACTGAAAACATTGTAACTCTATACGATGTTCCCAACATTTGGCACATTCCTTTGTTACTCAGA GATCAGAGGGCACATGAATCAATATTGAAAGGACTGAATCTTCAAGG CACTGCCAGGGAGCCTGATTTGTACGAGTGGACTGATAGGACAAAAATCTGTGACATGCTGCATGATCCT GTTAGAATTGCCATGGTTGGAAAATACACGGGTCTTTCAGATTCCTACCTCTCTGTTTTGAAG GCCCTTTTGCATGCTTCTGTTGCTTGTCGCCGGAAGCTTATTGTAGAATGGGTTGCAGCAGGTGATCTAGAAGAAGTTACAGCAAAAGAG GTGCCTGATGCTTATAAAGCTGCATGGGATCTTTTAAAG GTAGCTGATGGAGTTCTAGTTCCTGGGGGATTTGGTGATAGAGGGGTCCAAGGAAAAATTCTTGCCGCAAAATATGCCCGTGAGAACAGAGTTCCATTCCTGGGCATCTGCTTGGGGATGCAAATTGCTGTCATTGAATTTGCTCGATCAGTTCTTGGCTTGCATGATGCAAACAGTACAGAATTTGATCCTCATACTTCAAATCCATGTGTCATATTTATGCCTGAG GGTTCAAAAACTCACATGGGAGGAACCATGCGTTTGGGATCAAGGAGGACTTATTTCAAGGTTTCTGATTGTAAATCTGCAAAGTT gtatggCAATGTCAGTTTTGttgatgagagacatcgtcatagATATGAG GTCAATCCTGACATGATATCACAATATGAAAAGGCTGGTTTATCATTTGTTGGCAGAGATGAAACTGGTTGCCGCATGGAA ATTGTTGAATTGCTTGGTCATCCATATTTTGTTGGTGTTCAGTTCCATCCTGAATTCAAGTCTAGGCCAGGAAAACCTTCTGCTCTTTTCTTAG GTGGAAGTTAA